GATTTTTTGCTGATACGAACCCAGATGTCATAGCGTTGGTTTAGGTGCATGATACCTTCGATATAGTTCAGGTATTCATGGAGTCGACGTTCGGTTACACCTTCAAGGTCTTCTTCGAATTTTTCACCAGCAACCTCAATCAAAAGACCGAAAGGAGCATTGCCACCTTCTGGGAGGTCTTTTAGATCAGGACCGATGATGTTTACTTTGCCGTCTTCGACTTCGTCCATTGGTATACCGCGTACAATTTCGAACTTTGCTGGTTGTTTTGGACCGCCTAGTTCTATTTGCATGTTTCCTTTGCGGATTCGTTCTCCTTCGTAAATTACTCCAACATCCACGGGGATGTCTTCAAACATTGACATTTTTTTAATTTCCTCCAAACTTGTTTATGATTGTTTCAAAACTTTGATTCCATTCCTCGACTTTGAGGTTAGGGAAAGACCAACTAGCATTAGGGTTGTAATATCGATCCAAAGTTATGGTTTTTAGATTGCACGAGAAATGTTTCAATCCGGATAAAACCAAGTATTCCATGTAGTATGGAAGACCCATAAAGACAGCAAGATCGTAAGGACCTTTTCCGTCTAAACCGTTCCATGTGGGATCTTTGAGTCGGTTACCGATGTCCATTACAGACATGCTAGAAGCAGGTGTGAATCCTGCTTCCACAAATGCCTTTGCAGTATGGGCGGTGGCAACAACAGGGGCGCCACTGCCTTTGCTTAGGCTAATTGTGTAATCGATCATTTTTCCAGTGTCTTTGTCAGCTTTGGTAGCCAAGTGTCCTACAACAATGATTGGGCGCTTTGCGCGCTTTATCATTGCTGCAGCTATTTCGGGTTTTGTTATTACGTTAGCTTTTCGGGGACCAGCAACTTCTGCTGTTTGCCAAGGTTCTGCTTTTGCACTCATTTCTATCACGCTCGTTTCCTAACCATTCTTTCTAACAATGTTGGGTCGGGAATCTTTGTTTCTTCCCAGCCTTTTTCTTCAAGGATTTTAAGGATTTCATCCTTCATTGTTAGTGGGATATCCATCTTGTTTCGGACATATAGATGTATGTCGTCAGGCATTACACCATAGTACCGTTTGTGCAGGTCGATGTAATGAGTCAATTTCATGCTACGTCCTTTAGATTGGTCATTTGGTCGCATACACAATTTAGCTAACATTACAATTGCTTCTTCTTTGCTTTCAGCTGAAGTGAACAAGTGTTCAGGAGCAGGACCAACGTATACTTTGTCGCCAGTTCGGGCATCGTATACCATCCAGTCTTCTTTCTTGTCTTTTCGTCCGAGAAGCATACGTCGATACTTGGAACCATGCGGACCGACTACTACTGGCACACCAAGTCTCCAGAATCCAGAAGCGATTGATGCAGCTTTTTGGGACATTGCTCCCCAAGCCAAACCAACTGCTCCAACACGGTTGTGAATATAGTCAGCGATCTCTTCGTAGTTGGCACGTAGGTTGCGTTTTGCGAAGATACTAGCGATTTTGATTGCTGCACCAGCAATATGTGGGTTAGAAACACATGAACCAACGTTCAAGACACCTCCAGCATCAAAGCTGCCAGGAAACTTTTCGTATAGAGTTTTTCCATCTTCATCTTTTGTCATTGCTGCGGACATTGCTGCACATCCTGAAAGAACAACGATGAATCGGCGTTTAGCAAATTCTTCTGCAATTTCTGCGACTTCTTCGTTACCACCAGGGTAGTTTGCACATCCAACTAAGGCAATAATTCCTGGAATTTCACCAAGAACTATAGGACCACCCACGTTTCGGATTTCAACATCTTGGATAGCTCCACGTCCAGATCGCATCATGAATTTTTCATTAAGATCTTTTTGTTCACCTGCTTTGATCATGTAGCTATGCAATGGGAAGTCTTTTGGACAGGCACTGTCACATCTTGCACATCCAATACAGTTATTGTAAACTTCTTGGAATAGACTAAAGTCTCCTTCTGCTGCAGCTTTCATTGCTTCAGGAATAGGTTGGTTATTTGGACAAGCACGAACACACTCGTTACATCCAGAACAAGCCGCACCTGCAGCTTTGATTGTTTCAAGGTCAGGAATTACGCTGAATTTGTTTCGTTTAGGTGTAACTGCAATTGCGGTTTCAACTGCAACTTCTCCTGCTTTGTCTTCATCAAAAAGTAGTGTACCAGGGATTTTACCTTCAACTAAATTAGATATAAGTTCAGATGCTGGAGCATCGGTGCTGTCCTCAAGACCGAGACAGTTCTTGGGGCTTGTTGCAATTACAGGTGAGTGAACTTTTTGTGCTTCTTCCAAAGTGTCCGCACGGATACATTGTTCATCCACTACGATAACGTCTGCTAGTCCGCTTCGGATGTATTTTAGTTGCCAGGAAATTGGACCGATAATTTTTGCTCTAGGTTCGTATCGAGTTACGTCGTGAGCAGTACAACAAATACCAACTACTTCGACTTTGTCCATTATGTCTTTCTTTCTCAGGTAATCAATTATTCCAACAGCTGAAGGAACGTTGTGTCCGATTACAAGGATTGTTGGTTTTTTGGTGTCAGCTACAGCAAAACCTAGTTCGACTAGGGGTGCTTCGGGGTCAGCTTTTGGAAATCCGAAAACTGAAATCTGAGCAATATCAGCAATTTCCATACCGACTTGGTCAGCCATTCCGGCGTGGAATGCTTTGGACTCAAAGTCGATGTTATTTCCTTCTTGTCCAGTGTGGGTAGCTGACAGACAATGAGTTACTTGTTCTTCTGCCCAGTCTAAGGCTTCCTCTAAATCTTTTAGAGTCTTGGGTTTTATTCCACAAACAAGTTGCGTTACCGGCATGTCAATGTCGATGTTTAAGCCACCTTGGTCAAGGGGAATGTCTCGTCCATATTTTTCAATTAAGTGATGAACTAAATGTCTGCCGTGTGCAGTGTGTGTTGCAGCACCGATACAACATGCGAGAAGGACAACTCGGGATTGTTGTGCAGCCATGTTTAGTCCACAGGCCCCGCGTTTGTCTCCTGATAGGTCACATTTTCCATAAGTGCACAAACAGCAGACGTCACAGAAGGGCAAATAAAAGGGTTTGTAGCGTTGCAGAAGTTTAAAGTCCCAACTCCTCAAATCAGTGATTGATGGAAATGGAGTTGGACCCATAGGTTCGTCCCAAGTATCGTCGACGATTTTTCCGACATATACTTCAAGGTCCTTAACAACAGCAACATCAGTTTTAAGTTCTTTTGCTTTAACAACTAAACCTTTCTTAGCCAATTTAAGCTACCTCTAGTTTCAGTTTGAGATTACACACTCGGACAGAGCTTTATTTACCTTTCGAAATCCTTGAAATTTTTAAACCCAAACGCAAAAAATAAATTTTTTCCAAATAAAAGTATTGTTAATGATTTTATTTACACTCCAAGAATTGATGAGTTAGTTTAGAAAATAAACAGTAAAACAAGTAATCTACATTTAGTAAAAAGCATGCCAGAAACAATATGAAAAAAGTCAATCAGTAGTCATGAGTTTTTGCAAACTATTAAGCGTTTCAAGATAACTCACATAACAGACCACTATACCAACTGTTGCAGATATGATTGGAGCAGCGATGATTGGCAAAACAGTCGAGGAAGAAAACGTGTACAAAATCAAAGGTAAAAAGGTAAGTCCCACACATCCAGCAATCAGGAGCATTCCCAACCAAACTCCTTTCTGATCGATGAATCGGGCTCTGGGAACTTCATTAAAATCAGGGAATTTACTACCAACAAGCAAGCCCACAAATCCACATTCGAAAAGACCGCAAAACAGGGCTACAGTTATTGCAACCAAAGTCAAGTATTGGAGTTGAATCATCAGTTGAATAACTATAGTAAGTCCAATCAAAGCGCAAGTTGAAGGGATTAAAGCTGTTGAAAGTTTTGCTTTGATGATTTCTTTCTCTTTGAGGGGGTTAATAAGCAAGTTCAGGAAGGCGTTTCCTTCTTGTCCAATGGCCATTAACGACATGTAAAAAGTGAACATGAATATGCCGATTAAGGGACCTGCAAATAATGCTAACCTGTCTATTGTGTTCACCGCAGAACCTAAAGAAGATTGAGTGGAAAAAAAGGAAATCAAACTAATTCCAACAGGGACAGCAATCCAAACCATCATTTCTTTGCGGCGTATTAGACCTCGGAAATCCTTTCTGATTAATGCAGATTCGGGGGCATTAAATCCTATTCTCCCTAGAAGTCCTTGTTTTGGAGAGTAGGGTTTTGAGGACGTTAGGTTTATTGCGAAGGGAATTGGGACCCAGTATTTTTGTCGAAGTTTTACTCCAGTCCAAAGAAGCAATACAGTTAGTAGTACACTCAACGTGAAATATAGTAGGAGTTCTAAAGTTTGTGTCGATAAGTAACTCATTATGGTTAAGGAGGGCCACAGAAGGGGTATGAACCATGCTGATTCTATGCCACCCATGAATTGGTTAAGTATTGAAAACAAAAAGTTGACGTTAGTCAAGAGCATGTAAACAACGAAAATGAGTACAAACATTAGCATTCTTACGATTGTGGTGGTTTTTCCAGTTCTTTTGTAAACGGAAGATGATACACGATTTGTTATCGCGCGGACGATTTCTAAAGTGAAAGTTCCCAAGAACAAGCCCAAAGTGCTTACTAGCAAACCTATTATTCCGACATCCAACATGCCTGTTGAAAGAGATAAGCCGATTACGGCACCATAAACAATTCCCAGCAGAGGGGCTAAAAAGTAAAGCATTGAGAGCACTGAAGCTAAAACAAACTCTATGGGATGCAGGGGTAACCAGTTTATTACATCAGATGAACCAACAGAAGATGACTGACTGAACTCAAACAGGACCCCATACATTACTGCCATTAAAGTCATCATTGAAGGCAAAAAAATAGCAATTTGAACCATAAACACTGCGGGAGCGAACTCTGCCAGAAAACCTGTTGCAAAAAAGTTTACTAAAATGGCCGCAACCACAAAAGCTGCAACACCAAAGATTATGTTTATCCTTGGAGATTTTGCAAGCCCCTTTGGAGTGGAGTCATTTACCCTTTTTGCGCGAACAGAAGCCAAAGCCAGTATTTTTGCAAAGTGCAAAATGAGTTTGAAGTTCAAAGTATGTTACCTTCTTTATTTTCCCAGAGCTTGAACGATGTCCTTTACGTCATTTGAGCCAGTTAACTTCAAGAAAATTTCTTCAAGGGAAGAGTCAGGCATCTTAGATTCGTTTCGCAGTTGTGTGGGGGTGCCTTCGGCTAATTTTGTTCCATTATACAAGATTGCTATTTTGTCACACACAGCATCCGCAATTTCTAGAACATGAGTACTCAAAATTGTGGTAACACCTTCCTTTGCGAGTTTGTGGATTAGGTCTTTTACTATTCGCGCAGATTTGGGGTCTAATCCCCCCAGAGGCTCATCAAGAATCAAAAGTTTAGGTTTGTGAATCAAAGCAGCTATGATTGCAATTTTTTGTTGCATACCATGAGAATAACCGCTAATCATTTCATTTTCACGATTATCCAGATTGAAAGCTTCCAGGTACTCATGAATTCTAGTTTTTTTGGTTTGGGCATCCAAGCCGTACACATCTGCAATAAAGTCCAAGTATTCAAGTCCAGTAAGAAAACTGTAAAGTCGAGGACTTTCCGGAACGTATCCAACAATTTTTTTGACAGCCCACGGGTCTTTACTGACATTGATTCCAAAAACGTTCAAGTTCCCTGAGTCTGCAGTTAACAACCCCATTATCATTTTCATTGTGGTGGATTTCCCCGAACCATTAGGGCCAAGAAAACCAAACACCGTTCCTGAGTCAATTTGTAAGTCTAGTTTTTTAACTGCTTGAAGTTTTCCAAAACTTTTGGAAACGTTTTCGATGTTCACTGCATATTCTGATTTGTTTTCACTCAACTTTTAATCTCCCCTTTTCGATTTGATATCATTTTCTTCATAGATAAAAATGTTTTCAATACTAACGTTGAAGAATCGTGCAATTTTAAAGGCCAAGTCTAAGGATGGATTATATTTTCCTTTCTCCATGGCTATGACTGTTTGCCGGGTTACTCCGATTGCTTGGGCGAGGTCTTCTTGGGTCAGGTTATGCATTGCTCGATACACCTTCAGTTTAGTTTGTAGTATTTTTTAGCCCCCATATTTATGGCGATAGTATACTCCAAAAAGTGTGAACAAGAAAAGCAGACCACAAACGGAATACATCAAAGTGTATGCTATCTGTGAAAAGTCTGGATAACCACGGTTACTAAGAGTCAACAGAATTAGTCCAACAACAGTTGTTCCCAGAATAAACACAGACATGGACGTGGTGGAGGCTTTCTGGTTTATGAGTTTGGCACGTTCATCAACTATAGTTTGTTGGTTTTTGCGAGTTAGAATCCAAGTAAAAAGCAAACCAAAGACAACAAGAAATACAGGCAAAAACGGGTTTCCAATGTCAATAATCAAGGGCATCAATACACCCATAAATGCAACAATGAGAAATCTGAGGATTGATAGTACTTTGGAGTTCATCAACACACCATTTGTTAATACAACATTACAAAATGTAATATAAACTTTACTTTAAGTATACTTTAGTTAACATAATAGCTAGAAAAAACTAAAAAAACCTGAAATCAGGCTAAACAAAAACAACCACTGAATTTGCGGTTAAAATCAAAGAACTTATAACTCCTTAGCGCTTTATGGCGATTAAATCGTAACAGGAGAGGGAAACTTTAACGAAATTCGATAAAGAACAATGCCACAAGTGGGCACTTCTGCTAAGGGATAGAAAAATCAAAACAGATGAAGCCCAACAAGCAATTTCAATTGGCGACTTTGAGTCTGCAAAAAAGCTAGTTTCTGAAGTTTTCCATGGAGGTCCAAGCAGAAACAGTGAAGTCAGCATGGAGGGCTCGTTGCTGTATCATATGGCCATGGTAAGCAAAATGGGATCTGAACACAGAATTGTTCTTGAAGAACTGAAAGTTGATGCCCCACAAGTAGAAGATGAACTTTGGAGATTTTACAGCGATTTTGTTTCTGACGCCAAAGAACTGTTAAATGATATTGTTACGATAGACGAAAACGTTGTAATGGCAGTTAAAAGTCCAGCTCCTGACGCAGAAGAAAAAATTGAACTTTACAGAAACTTAAGCGAAAAGACCAAAAAAGTCGAAAAAATGCTGGACAATAAAGTTCCACAAGTCCAGCAGGAAATTCAAAGTCTGTTTATTGAATGGTCGGTGCCCATTGTTGAGATGCGTTTGCGTCAAGAATTTGAGACCATCAAGGGCTTTTTGATTATTGAAAAGTTAGCAGAGGATTTTGACATAGAAAAAGTTGCAAAAACCATGCAACAGGTGCAAAAAAGGTTTGGCGATAAAACTGTTGATTCTGCTTTTGAGGTTTCCCTTAAGGTTGGATTGCCAAAAGAAAAGCTACAAAAACTTATGCTAAGTGACCATTTCATCGAATTCAAGATGGACATGAAAAACCTAGGAGGCTTTATGCGGTTTTTGAACTGCCCAATTTATGGAAGCCACAAGTACATGGAAAATCAACTAGGCAAAGATGTCAAAACGGGGCAGCTTTTTTGTAAAAATTTTTGCAAGGCTCATGCGAAATCCATGTTTGAAAGGTTTATTCCCTTTCCGATTGCTGTCTCCCAGCCATTAGTAATGGCGTCGGATGGGAAATGTGAGTACCGAATAAAACTTGCTCCTAATTCAGAAGAAAAGGCAACTGATGAAAAATATTTACCCTTAGTTATTTCTTGGAACATGACTTTACGGTGTAATTTGAAGTGCGCCCACTGTTACATCAATGCTGAAGGCCCAAAAACCACAACAGAAGAACTGAGCACCGACGCCGCCAAGATGCTTATTCATCAGATTACTGAAGTCAGCAAACCCTTGCTGATACTTAGTGGTGGTGAGCCCTTGCTACGGGATGACATCTATGAAATAATCAAGTACGGTGCCGACCGCGGATTACGCATGGGTATGGGAAGCAACGGTATGCTCATTGACGATGAGGTTGCAAGAAAGCTCAAAGAGGCTGGAATGTGGACTGTTGCCATCAGTTTGGATTCAAGCATTCCTGAACGCCATGATGAGTTCCGAGGAGTAAAAGGTTGCTGGCAAAAGGCAGTTGATGCAATTAAGGCACTTAAAAAAGCAGGCATAGAGGTTCAGGTTAACTGCACCGTAACCCAGCAAAACTATGATGAAGTTAACGACATAATGGCGCTGGCTGAAAAGTTGGGGGTTGTAAATTTCCATTTGTTCTTTTTGGTTCCAACAGGTAGAGGCACAGACATCGAAGACATAACCCCCCAGATGTATGAAGACATGATTACAAACACTCTAGCAAAGACAACAAAATACAAGCTGAACGTGAAACCCTCTTGTGCCCCCCAGTTTATGCGAGTGGCTAAAGAACAAGGAGTGGACATGTCCCGTTGGGTACGGGGCTGTATGGCGGGTTTGTATTATTGCCGTATTTATCCCTCTGGCGAAGTTACGCCTTGTCCTTACATGCCAGTCAGTTTGGGGAATATTCGAGAAAAATCCTTCAAAGACATTTGGTTTAACTCAAAGGTTTTCCAGTCTTTGCGGGATTTTGACCAACTTAAAGGAAAATGTGGAGTTTGCGAACACAACAGCATCTGTGGAGGATGTCGCGCAAGAGCCTACGGCGTAACAACTGAACAGATGGACTTTTGTGGGGCACTTCATGAGCCCACAGAAATGAAGGGGGACTACCTAGCAGAAGACCCCTGGTGTGTTTATCAACCCAAAGGTGCAACCCACAAGAAGAAAAAGTAACAGAGAATATTGGGAAAATTTTTTCTTTTCCTTTTTGTGTAAGAATTATGTTCTGAAAGAAGGGAAAACAGATGAGCTGTAAAACGGTTTTGATACAAAAAAGAAAAAAGATTGCCTTGGTTGCCCACGACCACCGAAAAGAAGACTTGCTGCAATGGGTAGAGTTTAACAAGTATCTTTTGAGTTTGCATGAGCTTTATGCAACGGGAACTACTGGAAAAATAATAGAAAAAGCTGGATTAAACGTCAACAAACTCCGAAGTGGACCCTTAGGCGGGGACATGCAAATCGGAGCCAAGATTGCTGATGGAGAAATTGATTTTTTGATTTTCTTTTGGGATCCTCTAGAATCCCTTCCCCATGACCCCGACATTAAGGCGTTGTTGCGGATGGCGGTAGTTTGGAATATTCCGGTTGCGTGTAATCGTTCTACTGCTGATTTTATTATTTCTTCACCCCTGATGGACAGAGAATACCATCGAATAATTCAAGACTATGACGAGTACCGGAAGCGCAAAATCAACGGAGTGAACGAGTGAGAAAACGTGGCGCTGAAAGGGCGCCTTTTTTCTTGTGAAAGCAATTATATGTGAAATGTTGATAGTAACAAGGTAGGTAGGGTTTCTTTTGAAATATAAGATGCTTAAAGCCTTTGATTGCCCAGATGCGTGGTACAAAGTTTTGAACGAAATTTGGTATCACGGCGATGTTTTCAATGTTGGTTATGGTTCTGAGCTTACTGAAACAAAAAAAATCAACGTAAGTATCGAAATTACCAACCCAGCAAACCGTCCTTTAGTTGATTTTATGGCGCCCTGTGACATGCAATATATTCAGTGGTATGCCCTGAAGTATTTGTGGTCCGGCGCAATCGACGACGAGACATACACATACGGTAGCAGAATGCGAGACCCCGTTGACCAAGTTGAAGAAGCCATCAACCGTTACGTGGAAGAAATCCAAGACCGCCAAGTAACCTTTGTTATCCGATTACCAGAAGATATTAAAAAATGCATAAAAAAGGACCAACGACACGAACCGCCCTGCTTGAGCATAATTGACACAG
This portion of the Candidatus Bathyarchaeum sp. genome encodes:
- the cdhB gene encoding CO dehydrogenase/acetyl-CoA synthase complex subunit epsilon, encoding MSAKAEPWQTAEVAGPRKANVITKPEIAAAMIKRAKRPIIVVGHLATKADKDTGKMIDYTISLSKGSGAPVVATAHTAKAFVEAGFTPASSMSVMDIGNRLKDPTWNGLDGKGPYDLAVFMGLPYYMEYLVLSGLKHFSCNLKTITLDRYYNPNASWSFPNLKVEEWNQSFETIINKFGGN
- the cdhA gene encoding CO dehydrogenase/acetyl-CoA synthase complex subunit alpha translates to MAKKGLVVKAKELKTDVAVVKDLEVYVGKIVDDTWDEPMGPTPFPSITDLRSWDFKLLQRYKPFYLPFCDVCCLCTYGKCDLSGDKRGACGLNMAAQQSRVVLLACCIGAATHTAHGRHLVHHLIEKYGRDIPLDQGGLNIDIDMPVTQLVCGIKPKTLKDLEEALDWAEEQVTHCLSATHTGQEGNNIDFESKAFHAGMADQVGMEIADIAQISVFGFPKADPEAPLVELGFAVADTKKPTILVIGHNVPSAVGIIDYLRKKDIMDKVEVVGICCTAHDVTRYEPRAKIIGPISWQLKYIRSGLADVIVVDEQCIRADTLEEAQKVHSPVIATSPKNCLGLEDSTDAPASELISNLVEGKIPGTLLFDEDKAGEVAVETAIAVTPKRNKFSVIPDLETIKAAGAACSGCNECVRACPNNQPIPEAMKAAAEGDFSLFQEVYNNCIGCARCDSACPKDFPLHSYMIKAGEQKDLNEKFMMRSGRGAIQDVEIRNVGGPIVLGEIPGIIALVGCANYPGGNEEVAEIAEEFAKRRFIVVLSGCAAMSAAMTKDEDGKTLYEKFPGSFDAGGVLNVGSCVSNPHIAGAAIKIASIFAKRNLRANYEEIADYIHNRVGAVGLAWGAMSQKAASIASGFWRLGVPVVVGPHGSKYRRMLLGRKDKKEDWMVYDARTGDKVYVGPAPEHLFTSAESKEEAIVMLAKLCMRPNDQSKGRSMKLTHYIDLHKRYYGVMPDDIHLYVRNKMDIPLTMKDEILKILEEKGWEETKIPDPTLLERMVRKRA
- a CDS encoding ABC transporter ATP-binding protein — encoded protein: MSENKSEYAVNIENVSKSFGKLQAVKKLDLQIDSGTVFGFLGPNGSGKSTTMKMIMGLLTADSGNLNVFGINVSKDPWAVKKIVGYVPESPRLYSFLTGLEYLDFIADVYGLDAQTKKTRIHEYLEAFNLDNRENEMISGYSHGMQQKIAIIAALIHKPKLLILDEPLGGLDPKSARIVKDLIHKLAKEGVTTILSTHVLEIADAVCDKIAILYNGTKLAEGTPTQLRNESKMPDSSLEEIFLKLTGSNDVKDIVQALGK
- a CDS encoding helix-turn-helix transcriptional regulator, whose product is MLQTKLKVYRAMHNLTQEDLAQAIGVTRQTVIAMEKGKYNPSLDLAFKIARFFNVSIENIFIYEENDIKSKRGD
- a CDS encoding DUF2178 domain-containing protein, translating into MNSKVLSILRFLIVAFMGVLMPLIIDIGNPFLPVFLVVFGLLFTWILTRKNQQTIVDERAKLINQKASTTSMSVFILGTTVVGLILLTLSNRGYPDFSQIAYTLMYSVCGLLFLFTLFGVYYRHKYGG
- a CDS encoding radical SAM protein, with the protein product MEGSLLYHMAMVSKMGSEHRIVLEELKVDAPQVEDELWRFYSDFVSDAKELLNDIVTIDENVVMAVKSPAPDAEEKIELYRNLSEKTKKVEKMLDNKVPQVQQEIQSLFIEWSVPIVEMRLRQEFETIKGFLIIEKLAEDFDIEKVAKTMQQVQKRFGDKTVDSAFEVSLKVGLPKEKLQKLMLSDHFIEFKMDMKNLGGFMRFLNCPIYGSHKYMENQLGKDVKTGQLFCKNFCKAHAKSMFERFIPFPIAVSQPLVMASDGKCEYRIKLAPNSEEKATDEKYLPLVISWNMTLRCNLKCAHCYINAEGPKTTTEELSTDAAKMLIHQITEVSKPLLILSGGEPLLRDDIYEIIKYGADRGLRMGMGSNGMLIDDEVARKLKEAGMWTVAISLDSSIPERHDEFRGVKGCWQKAVDAIKALKKAGIEVQVNCTVTQQNYDEVNDIMALAEKLGVVNFHLFFLVPTGRGTDIEDITPQMYEDMITNTLAKTTKYKLNVKPSCAPQFMRVAKEQGVDMSRWVRGCMAGLYYCRIYPSGEVTPCPYMPVSLGNIREKSFKDIWFNSKVFQSLRDFDQLKGKCGVCEHNSICGGCRARAYGVTTEQMDFCGALHEPTEMKGDYLAEDPWCVYQPKGATHKKKK
- a CDS encoding methylglyoxal synthase, translating into MSCKTVLIQKRKKIALVAHDHRKEDLLQWVEFNKYLLSLHELYATGTTGKIIEKAGLNVNKLRSGPLGGDMQIGAKIADGEIDFLIFFWDPLESLPHDPDIKALLRMAVVWNIPVACNRSTADFIISSPLMDREYHRIIQDYDEYRKRKINGVNE
- a CDS encoding thymidylate synthase encodes the protein MKYKMLKAFDCPDAWYKVLNEIWYHGDVFNVGYGSELTETKKINVSIEITNPANRPLVDFMAPCDMQYIQWYALKYLWSGAIDDETYTYGSRMRDPVDQVEEAINRYVEEIQDRQVTFVIRLPEDIKKCIKKDQRHEPPCLSIIDTEISDDQLHLTCYFRSWDAYAGLPANIAGIQIFNEALVSEINKRADLNLRTGKMIFHSKNCHIYQRQYALVEETVKPGEDKRRKMLGKA